DNA sequence from the Candidatus Eremiobacteraceae bacterium genome:
GCCGCTTCGAAGGGGCCGACGCTAGTCGGCCCTTCGCTTTCTTGGAGCCCAGGCGGACCATAAAGGTCCGCCCCACAGAGCGGCGGACCATAAAGGTCCGCCCCACAGAGCGGCGGACCATAAAGGTCCGCCCCACAGAGCGGCGGACCATAACGGTCCGCCCTACAGAAGCGATCTGGCTTTTGCGAAAACCGCGTCGAGCATTTCTTGCGTGAGCTTGCCGGTGTTCGTGTTCTGACGGCTTGGGTGATACGAACCGATCAACGCCAGCGCTCGTCCGCTGCCTTCTTGTTTCAACGAAGTTATCGCGGCATGGGCGAAAGCCGGTCTGGGTCGCGGCAGCTCGTAACCCGCATCTGCCAACAGCCGAAGCGCGCGGTCAAAGGCGATTTTGCCCAGTGCCACGACGACTCTCACGTCCTGAAGCGTCTCAAACTCCGCGCGTAGATACGAAGCGCAATTCGCGATGTGCCGCGGCGACGGCTTGTTCTTCGGAGGCGCGCAACGTATAGCGGCGCTGAGATACGCATCCTTGAGGGCAAAGCCGTCGCCGCGAGCGTGGGATGTCGGCTGCGTTGCGAAGCCGGAAGCAAAGAGCGCGCGGGCCAACCAGTCCGCGGAGCCGTCGCCCGTGAACATGCGCCCGGTCCGATTGCCGCCGTGCGCTGCGGGCGCCAACCCGATGATGAGAACAGCGGCGGACGCTTCGCCGAGCGGGGGTACGGGTTTGCCCCAATACGACTGGCCGGCAAATTCGCGTTTGCCGCGACGCGCAATGTCGGCGCAATATGCGCGAAGATCGCGACACCGCGTACACGCCAC
Encoded proteins:
- a CDS encoding uracil-DNA glycosylase, translated to MACTRCRDLRAYCADIARRGKREFAGQSYWGKPVPPLGEASAAVLIIGLAPAAHGGNRTGRMFTGDGSADWLARALFASGFATQPTSHARGDGFALKDAYLSAAIRCAPPKNKPSPRHIANCASYLRAEFETLQDVRVVVALGKIAFDRALRLLADAGYELPRPRPAFAHAAITSLKQEGSGRALALIGSYHPSRQNTNTGKLTQEMLDAVFAKARSLL